One genomic window of Methanosarcina acetivorans C2A includes the following:
- a CDS encoding GNAT family N-acetyltransferase: MVAIRNIMDSQKDKDVTIRTQKPGDAGYIAYRHCVLYEKEYGLGGTFEHYVLDSFAKYIEHRPAGEIWVAECNGQIVGSIGIVSTDKSTAQLRWFLIEPEFRGIGLGRQLMIRAVDYCKQKKFSRVFLWTIQSLKISHHLYSSFGFIPVEQAVNNTWKKGVVEERWELLLKPA, from the coding sequence ATGGTTGCAATAAGAAATATTATGGATAGTCAGAAGGACAAAGACGTTACGATACGCACGCAAAAACCTGGTGATGCCGGGTATATAGCTTATAGGCATTGTGTCCTTTACGAAAAAGAATATGGACTTGGCGGAACTTTTGAGCATTACGTGTTAGATAGCTTTGCAAAATATATTGAGCACCGGCCTGCGGGGGAAATCTGGGTGGCAGAGTGTAATGGCCAGATTGTTGGCTCTATAGGAATTGTCAGTACGGACAAAAGTACGGCACAGCTCAGGTGGTTTTTAATAGAGCCAGAATTTCGCGGAATAGGTTTGGGCAGACAGCTGATGATCAGAGCAGTCGACTACTGTAAGCAAAAAAAGTTCAGTCGGGTGTTCTTATGGACAATACAGAGTTTGAAGATTTCACATCATTTATACAGTAGCTTTGGATTTATTCCTGTAGAACAAGCCGTAAATAATACATGGAAAAAAGGTGTGGTAGAAGAGCGATGGGAACTTTTATTAAAACCTGCGTAA
- a CDS encoding ABC transporter permease, with translation MKGIESAIWAEFLKMRRSTALWATFAVVSIMILMMGLMMFVLKNPVLAKDLGLLSVKAQLFGAADWPSFFTIFSESMPGMEMVIFGFVSSWVFGREYSDRTAKDLLALPVSRTSIVISKFIVILIWCVVLYLFAFALAITVGNVIQLSGWSFGHAFDRFIVLFEVAFLAVFLDTTVALIASYTRGYLAAIGFIIFAMVIVNFALTLGYGQYYPWAIAMLYATEGMEEQLSATSWIIVFITGSIGFFGTLAWWRYADQT, from the coding sequence ATGAAAGGCATAGAAAGTGCGATATGGGCAGAGTTCCTGAAAATGAGGCGTTCTACCGCTTTATGGGCAACATTTGCGGTTGTCTCCATAATGATTCTGATGATGGGGCTAATGATGTTTGTACTGAAAAACCCGGTCCTTGCAAAAGACCTTGGCCTGCTCAGTGTGAAAGCCCAGCTCTTCGGAGCAGCTGATTGGCCATCTTTTTTTACGATATTCAGCGAGAGCATGCCAGGTATGGAAATGGTCATATTCGGATTTGTTAGTAGCTGGGTTTTTGGAAGGGAATATTCCGATCGTACTGCCAAAGACCTGCTTGCTTTACCTGTATCAAGGACGTCCATAGTTATTTCAAAATTCATCGTGATTTTGATATGGTGCGTTGTTTTATATTTATTCGCTTTCGCGCTAGCCATCACGGTCGGAAACGTGATACAGCTTTCGGGCTGGTCCTTTGGACATGCTTTTGACAGATTTATCGTCCTTTTTGAAGTTGCTTTTCTCGCAGTATTTTTAGATACGACTGTGGCGCTGATCGCAAGCTATACCCGCGGGTATCTGGCAGCTATTGGTTTTATAATTTTTGCCATGGTGATAGTCAATTTCGCGTTGACCCTTGGTTATGGGCAATATTATCCATGGGCTATAGCAATGCTGTATGCCACAGAAGGAATGGAGGAACAGTTGAGCGCCACAAGCTGGATAATTGTTTTTATTACGGGCAGTATAGGGTTTTTCGGTACACTCGCATGGTGGCGCTACGCGGACCAGACATAA
- a CDS encoding PKD domain-containing protein, producing MKRIFLILCIAALMCMTSLAAPVLAGNNTDSQASDAQLMNVHIPFIQNQGQHPEAVKFYADTFYGTAYITDTDLTHSVAVTKDNVTSGVALKEQFVTVEGTVISLIPEGEDPAETKVSYFLGNDSSKWQTGLPTYNLVSLGELYPGITVSAKAHGNNVEKLFSVAPGANPNNIRVKVLGADSIHVADDGSLVVTTGDGDVTMAAPKAFQDGESVKVSYRVLDYGTYGFSVGEYDQSRTLLIDPFLNFSTYVGGSADDRGYSIAVDNSDNIYITGTTTSTDFPYTVGAYNTSSSGGNDVFVTKFDSSGNQVYSTYIGGSSNDFGYSIAADSANNAYITGYTSSQDFPITTGAYQTAHGGGTYDVFVTKLNTDGTDLVYSTYLGGGSSYDYGFGIAIDSANNAYITGYTNSANFPTTTSAYQTSNSGMDTFVTKLNTDGTGLVYSTLLGGSLYDYGYGIAVDNNGDAYVTGSTLSTNFPVTSGSFQTSPGESSGSFDAFVTKLNSDGTGLVYSTYLGGSDTDNGYGIALDNAGNAYITGTAKSTNFPISQGAYKTGKTGFFDIYVSKLNPEGTILEYSTYLGGAVWGASGGSNGYYYRNILVDSEGNAYIAGTAQSYYEYPVTSEAYQTAKQGGDDPVVTELNPDGTGLVYSTYLGGSGNDYGSGIAADSQGNIYIVGYTASTDFPVNSNAYQNASSGSYDVFVSKLDLKLPVAAFSANVTSGDNPLIVQFTDQSTSGIPISWAWDFNNDGSIDSIEQNPRYTYTIPGNYTVNLTVTNSQGSDSEVKADYISVSGSVLPPVADFTSDVTTGIAPLTVHFSDISTGSVNSVAWDFNNDGITDSTFQNPVYTFETNGIYTVNLTVTGPSGSDSEVKRDYINVISNVDLTVSTNPTLYPSNNNTVTATVTNIGTENSPAFSVNFLIDGINMTAEAAGLAGGSSTTVSVVDIKRHLGDVVNITVKADPENTVAETNETNNEYTTTATVVSSGNYYTGGRFYTGNDLETGAYQEGNIAVKYSQGDSGYKSGGGWYSTTVHWTNTDLPIPADVTVKEARLYQSYTWNNPGNPDFILRFNGNTVNQTAFYGDGTDNFNGQGIFDVTPYFNKNSNTAIINASNPGVGIGGLYGAVLVVIYEDASEPYRMIWLDEGCDSLYNADGISTDPYVAYAMFNNVTTENLVSAKMTTVLPSGADNSQSTILFNKQSVPIKGSGSGDPAYKWYDVTDTLQNGTNELGVSCDGYMNLASAILEVTKETASEANFSANATSGHAPLTVKFTDISTGTPTSWAWNFGDGENSTEQNPTHIYTVEGTCNVTLTVSNSLGSDSEVKTGYITVGSIVLAPIAEFSSDVTSGTAPLSVQFTDESTNIPTSWSWDFGDGKSSTEQNPSHTYETLGTYTVKLTASNYGGSNTTTKTDYISVTSDVPAPVANFTIDADSGQVPFTVNFTDTSTGSVSSWNWDFGNGSTSTEQNPIHTYVTEGSYNVNLTATGPGGSNSATLPITVSAPLTSPSYNGGIPLTTVRSGTVSGELWYDSYYAMETSAQKTFTLPSYTDIKWARLYVDVYDGHMQNNYRGNVDIGIDADGDSTYEIQKQEIFDIAYSFPGEGGTGPVWLSDHMNRVTSDYLMWYDLTDEINGQTVNVQATTTKIDSSFDGRVKAITLVVAYDDGDSDQVYYWVNQGHDTVNPLDDTYTGSTAFGTSALASGWNSASLSAIYLASVDGIYAFQGTTLNSGTPQGSYYGDNTWDVSSMLSAGQDSTFTYNKQEEKYYKIPLALMSVRNQSASPALPEAAFTADVTNGTAPLTVNFTDQSTESPTSWLWDFGDGSTSTEKNPAHTYTADGNYSVKLTVTNASGSDDELKTDYITVTGVGASLPWQDPCESLDSWTYTNCGLFDTPVYEGNYSIGCDPGQLSGYNIYTSAERTIYIPEGAKTLRFDALSLSTNYVYSNWVKVFLDDNEKLSLPVILNNKDWKHYEIDLTGIEPGEHTFKIGAYMEYWWGNAGFYIDNIWVIADEEVLSTVTVAPAEAEIEAGDNLTFSAQASTQYGERLTNTVFTWSSSDESVGTVDNDGIFTALSAGTVTVNATADGVTGSATVSVASSVPPAPVAAFSANITSGEAPLTVQFTDESTGEGITSWAWDFENDGVVDSTEQNPSYIYNAAGNYTVNLTVTNDAGSDDEIKTDYITVVMPPVPEADFSTNTTSGSAPLTVEFSDASTNSPTSWAWDFGDNETSSEQNPEHTYSAAGDYTVNLTVTNAGGSDSEVKIGYITVSESSTPEPEPVAAFTADVTSGSAPLTVNFMDQSTGTPTSWFWDFGDGANSTDQNPVHTYSAAGNYTVNLTVENAAGSDFELKSDYIKVSEASGSTVTLYFDPESSSVSENESIEINIVASNFPAGLSGYNLTIAIDDPAVAEIVDIEYPSWALITENSTLPGTSIYMKTVDLEDSVKEGAADVVLATLTVSGKEKGSANLSIGVKRLEEDSGDSIEPALLAGTIEVTLLSPLPDQEYTPRDLDGDGLYEDLTGNGEFSFVDIVAYFHNMDWIEENMPVEYFDFNGNGRIDFDDVVDMFAMI from the coding sequence ATGAAACGAATATTTCTAATTCTCTGTATAGCTGCACTGATGTGCATGACTTCGCTTGCAGCCCCCGTATTAGCAGGGAACAATACGGACTCTCAAGCTTCTGACGCCCAGTTGATGAACGTACATATTCCGTTCATTCAGAACCAGGGCCAACATCCAGAAGCTGTGAAGTTTTATGCCGACACATTCTACGGAACGGCTTATATAACCGATACTGACCTGACCCATTCGGTTGCAGTTACAAAGGATAATGTGACCTCTGGTGTCGCTTTGAAAGAGCAGTTCGTCACCGTTGAAGGTACTGTAATCTCTTTGATCCCGGAGGGAGAAGACCCGGCAGAGACAAAAGTCTCTTATTTCTTAGGGAACGACTCCAGCAAATGGCAGACTGGGCTTCCGACTTACAACCTTGTCTCGCTCGGTGAGCTGTATCCCGGCATTACCGTGAGTGCAAAGGCCCACGGGAATAATGTGGAGAAGCTTTTCTCCGTTGCGCCCGGCGCTAACCCGAATAACATACGGGTTAAGGTGCTTGGTGCTGATAGTATCCACGTTGCTGATGATGGGAGCCTTGTCGTTACCACTGGTGACGGAGATGTGACCATGGCTGCGCCGAAAGCGTTCCAAGACGGAGAGAGCGTTAAGGTTTCATACCGTGTGCTGGATTACGGTACTTACGGTTTTTCAGTAGGTGAATATGACCAGAGCCGGACTCTTCTGATTGATCCATTCCTCAACTTTAGTACCTACGTGGGAGGAAGCGCCGATGACAGGGGATACAGTATTGCAGTGGACAACTCTGACAATATATATATCACCGGAACCACAACCTCAACTGACTTTCCATATACTGTAGGTGCTTATAACACATCCAGCAGTGGCGGTAATGACGTTTTCGTGACGAAATTCGATTCCAGTGGAAATCAGGTCTATAGCACTTATATCGGAGGAAGTTCTAATGATTTTGGATATAGTATCGCAGCTGATAGTGCAAATAATGCTTACATCACCGGATACACAAGCTCTCAGGATTTTCCAATCACAACCGGAGCCTACCAGACAGCCCATGGAGGGGGGACTTACGATGTCTTCGTTACCAAGCTGAACACTGATGGAACAGACCTTGTTTATAGCACTTACCTCGGCGGAGGCAGCAGTTATGACTACGGATTCGGTATTGCAATAGACAGTGCAAATAATGCTTACATCACCGGATACACAAATTCTGCAAATTTTCCTACAACTACCAGCGCCTACCAGACAAGTAACAGTGGAATGGATACATTTGTAACCAAGCTGAATACTGATGGAACAGGTCTTGTCTATAGTACGCTTCTTGGAGGAAGTCTCTATGATTATGGATATGGTATCGCAGTGGATAATAATGGAGATGCTTATGTCACAGGGTCCACATTGTCTACTAATTTTCCCGTAACTAGTGGATCATTCCAGACCTCCCCTGGAGAAAGTTCTGGCAGTTTTGATGCCTTTGTGACCAAACTAAATTCAGATGGTACGGGTCTTGTTTATAGTACCTACCTTGGAGGAAGCGATACTGACAATGGATATGGCATCGCACTGGACAACGCAGGAAATGCCTATATAACAGGCACTGCCAAATCTACTAATTTCCCAATCAGCCAAGGTGCCTACAAAACAGGCAAAACCGGCTTTTTTGATATTTATGTGTCGAAGCTCAATCCTGAAGGAACCATTTTGGAATACAGCACTTACCTGGGAGGAGCTGTATGGGGGGCTTCAGGTGGCTCCAATGGATATTACTATCGAAATATTCTCGTTGACAGTGAAGGAAACGCTTACATCGCCGGAACCGCTCAAAGTTATTATGAATATCCTGTAACAAGTGAAGCATACCAGACAGCTAAACAAGGTGGTGATGACCCTGTCGTGACCGAGCTGAACCCTGATGGAACCGGTCTGGTCTATTCAACTTATCTTGGAGGGAGCGGAAACGACTACGGTTCTGGTATTGCAGCTGATAGTCAGGGAAACATTTATATTGTAGGATACACGGCCTCTACGGATTTTCCGGTAAACAGCAATGCCTACCAGAATGCAAGTTCTGGAAGTTACGATGTTTTTGTTTCAAAGTTAGATCTTAAGCTCCCAGTAGCTGCTTTTTCGGCTAATGTAACCTCAGGTGACAATCCTCTAATAGTTCAATTCACAGACCAGTCCACAAGTGGTATTCCAATCTCCTGGGCCTGGGACTTCAATAATGACGGTTCAATCGACAGCATCGAACAGAATCCCAGATACACGTATACTATACCTGGAAACTATACTGTCAATCTTACCGTAACTAATTCCCAGGGCAGCGATTCTGAAGTTAAAGCGGATTACATCTCAGTCAGCGGGTCTGTTCTTCCTCCAGTTGCTGATTTCACATCCGACGTGACCACCGGTATAGCCCCGCTGACTGTGCACTTTTCGGACATATCGACCGGGAGTGTCAATTCTGTTGCATGGGACTTCAACAACGACGGGATCACTGACAGTACTTTTCAGAATCCTGTATACACATTTGAGACTAACGGCATTTACACTGTGAATCTTACTGTTACCGGGCCAAGTGGAAGTGACTCTGAAGTCAAGAGAGATTATATCAATGTAATTTCCAATGTGGATCTCACGGTTTCTACGAATCCGACGCTTTACCCGAGCAACAATAACACAGTCACTGCAACGGTCACCAATATAGGTACCGAAAATTCTCCTGCTTTTTCGGTCAATTTCCTTATCGATGGGATAAACATGACTGCCGAAGCAGCGGGATTGGCTGGAGGAAGCAGCACCACGGTTAGTGTTGTTGATATAAAGCGGCATTTAGGCGACGTTGTAAACATCACTGTTAAGGCAGACCCGGAGAACACGGTTGCTGAAACTAATGAAACGAACAATGAATATACAACGACAGCAACCGTAGTTTCCTCAGGCAATTACTACACCGGCGGGAGATTTTACACAGGAAATGACCTGGAAACAGGAGCCTACCAAGAAGGAAATATTGCAGTAAAATACTCCCAGGGTGATTCCGGTTATAAGTCAGGTGGTGGCTGGTATTCTACGACCGTACACTGGACAAATACAGATCTGCCCATTCCTGCGGATGTAACAGTAAAAGAAGCCAGACTCTACCAGTCATATACCTGGAATAATCCCGGCAATCCCGATTTCATCTTGCGGTTCAATGGCAACACTGTTAACCAGACAGCTTTCTACGGTGACGGAACAGATAACTTCAACGGACAGGGGATTTTTGATGTGACCCCCTACTTCAACAAAAACAGCAACACAGCAATAATAAACGCATCCAACCCGGGAGTAGGTATTGGTGGACTTTATGGTGCGGTACTGGTAGTGATTTATGAGGATGCGAGCGAACCGTATCGGATGATCTGGCTTGATGAAGGCTGCGACAGCCTCTACAACGCTGACGGCATAAGTACTGATCCCTACGTCGCCTATGCTATGTTCAATAACGTCACTACCGAAAACCTTGTTTCCGCTAAAATGACAACGGTCCTGCCGTCAGGTGCAGATAACAGCCAGAGCACTATTCTTTTTAATAAGCAGAGCGTCCCAATCAAAGGAAGCGGCAGTGGAGACCCAGCGTACAAATGGTATGATGTAACTGACACTCTACAAAACGGTACCAACGAGCTTGGTGTTAGTTGTGACGGATACATGAACCTGGCCTCAGCTATTCTTGAAGTCACCAAGGAAACTGCTTCTGAAGCCAACTTCTCGGCAAACGCCACAAGTGGACATGCCCCTCTAACAGTGAAATTCACCGACATCTCAACAGGCACTCCAACTTCTTGGGCATGGAACTTCGGTGATGGTGAAAACTCCACTGAACAGAACCCAACTCACATTTACACGGTCGAAGGAACCTGTAATGTGACACTTACGGTATCTAACTCTCTCGGAAGTGATTCTGAAGTAAAAACAGGATATATCACTGTCGGTTCCATCGTTCTCGCTCCTATTGCCGAATTCAGTTCGGATGTAACCAGCGGTACAGCTCCTCTCTCAGTCCAGTTCACGGACGAATCGACAAATATTCCAACTTCCTGGTCCTGGGACTTTGGAGACGGCAAGAGTTCTACCGAACAAAACCCATCTCACACCTACGAAACCTTAGGTACGTATACAGTAAAACTCACAGCATCAAACTATGGCGGCAGCAACACCACAACAAAGACTGACTACATCAGCGTGACTTCTGATGTTCCAGCGCCTGTTGCCAACTTTACCATCGATGCAGACTCCGGCCAGGTACCTTTCACGGTGAACTTTACCGACACCTCGACCGGAAGTGTGAGCAGCTGGAATTGGGACTTTGGCAATGGTAGCACTTCTACCGAACAGAACCCGATTCACACTTACGTGACCGAGGGTAGTTACAACGTCAATCTCACTGCAACCGGGCCTGGAGGCAGTAATTCAGCAACCTTGCCCATAACTGTCAGTGCCCCGCTTACCTCTCCAAGTTACAATGGTGGTATCCCGCTGACAACCGTCCGGAGCGGAACCGTTTCAGGAGAACTCTGGTACGACTCATATTACGCTATGGAGACATCTGCTCAAAAAACGTTTACTCTGCCTTCTTATACCGACATCAAGTGGGCCAGGCTCTACGTTGACGTCTATGATGGCCACATGCAAAACAATTACCGTGGCAATGTGGATATAGGCATAGATGCAGATGGCGACAGCACATACGAAATCCAGAAGCAAGAGATATTCGATATCGCTTACTCCTTCCCAGGTGAGGGTGGAACCGGCCCTGTCTGGTTAAGCGACCACATGAACCGTGTGACAAGTGACTACCTGATGTGGTACGACCTCACCGATGAAATCAACGGGCAGACTGTAAATGTGCAGGCAACGACAACCAAGATAGATTCGTCATTTGACGGGCGTGTTAAGGCAATAACACTGGTTGTTGCGTACGATGATGGCGATTCGGATCAGGTTTATTACTGGGTAAACCAGGGCCATGATACTGTCAATCCGCTGGATGACACATATACCGGTTCGACTGCGTTTGGTACTTCAGCGCTTGCAAGCGGGTGGAATTCAGCCAGCCTTTCTGCAATCTACCTTGCCAGTGTGGATGGAATCTATGCTTTCCAGGGGACAACACTGAACTCCGGAACACCTCAGGGTAGCTACTATGGGGACAACACCTGGGACGTGAGTTCCATGCTTTCAGCAGGGCAGGACAGTACTTTTACCTACAACAAACAGGAAGAAAAGTACTACAAGATCCCGCTTGCCCTTATGAGTGTAAGGAATCAGTCAGCTTCACCTGCGCTTCCTGAAGCCGCTTTTACTGCTGATGTAACAAATGGGACTGCTCCTCTAACGGTTAATTTCACCGACCAGTCAACTGAGTCTCCAACTTCCTGGCTCTGGGACTTCGGGGACGGCAGCACCTCAACGGAGAAGAACCCTGCCCATACCTACACTGCGGATGGGAACTACAGTGTAAAGCTGACGGTAACCAATGCAAGCGGAAGTGATGACGAGCTTAAGACGGACTATATCACAGTTACCGGTGTGGGTGCATCTCTCCCGTGGCAGGACCCCTGCGAATCTCTTGACAGCTGGACCTACACTAACTGTGGTCTGTTTGATACACCGGTTTATGAAGGAAACTACAGCATAGGCTGTGATCCAGGTCAGTTATCCGGATACAATATATATACCTCAGCTGAAAGGACGATCTATATTCCAGAAGGAGCAAAGACTCTTCGATTTGATGCCTTGTCTTTATCTACTAACTATGTCTACAGCAACTGGGTAAAAGTCTTCCTGGATGATAATGAGAAGCTTTCTCTTCCTGTGATTCTGAACAACAAAGACTGGAAACATTACGAGATTGACCTCACGGGAATAGAGCCTGGTGAACACACCTTCAAGATAGGGGCATATATGGAATACTGGTGGGGAAATGCTGGATTCTATATCGACAACATCTGGGTTATTGCCGATGAAGAGGTGCTCAGTACCGTGACAGTTGCTCCGGCTGAGGCTGAAATAGAGGCTGGTGACAACCTCACCTTCTCGGCCCAGGCAAGCACCCAATATGGTGAGAGGCTTACCAACACCGTCTTTACCTGGTCCTCTTCGGATGAATCGGTTGGTACGGTCGACAATGATGGAATTTTCACCGCTCTCTCCGCCGGCACTGTCACGGTTAACGCCACCGCCGATGGTGTCACAGGATCTGCAACCGTATCTGTGGCTTCTTCCGTTCCCCCAGCTCCAGTAGCCGCTTTCTCGGCGAACATCACCTCGGGTGAGGCTCCCCTAACAGTGCAGTTCACTGATGAATCTACAGGCGAAGGAATTACTTCCTGGGCCTGGGACTTTGAGAACGATGGAGTAGTTGACAGTACTGAGCAGAATCCCTCGTATATCTATAACGCAGCCGGCAACTACACTGTCAACCTCACGGTAACGAACGATGCAGGCTCAGATGATGAGATCAAGACCGATTACATCACGGTAGTCATGCCTCCAGTACCTGAGGCTGATTTCAGTACAAATACAACATCCGGCAGTGCTCCACTAACCGTTGAATTTTCCGATGCATCTACGAACTCACCGACCAGCTGGGCATGGGATTTCGGGGACAACGAAACATCATCGGAACAGAACCCTGAGCATACTTATTCTGCAGCAGGTGACTATACCGTGAACCTCACGGTCACAAACGCTGGAGGAAGCGATTCCGAAGTGAAGATTGGTTATATCACTGTCTCTGAGTCCTCAACACCTGAGCCTGAACCCGTTGCTGCTTTCACTGCAGATGTAACGAGTGGTAGTGCTCCCCTCACTGTGAATTTCATGGACCAGTCCACAGGCACACCAACCTCCTGGTTCTGGGACTTCGGGGACGGAGCTAATTCAACCGACCAGAACCCTGTGCATACTTATTCTGCAGCAGGTAACTACACCGTCAATCTGACTGTAGAAAATGCCGCTGGTTCTGATTTTGAGTTAAAATCGGATTACATAAAAGTTTCCGAAGCTTCCGGGTCAACTGTTACTCTCTATTTCGACCCTGAAAGTTCCTCAGTTTCAGAAAACGAATCTATTGAAATAAATATCGTTGCCAGTAATTTCCCTGCAGGCCTTTCAGGCTACAACCTGACCATTGCTATCGACGACCCGGCTGTTGCCGAGATCGTGGACATCGAGTATCCTTCCTGGGCTCTGATTACTGAGAACTCTACCCTGCCTGGGACTTCTATCTACATGAAGACCGTTGACCTGGAAGATTCCGTTAAGGAAGGAGCAGCAGATGTTGTGCTTGCTACTCTCACTGTTTCTGGAAAGGAGAAAGGATCTGCGAACCTTTCGATCGGGGTTAAACGTCTGGAGGAAGATTCCGGAGACTCTATCGAGCCAGCTCTCCTGGCAGGGACAATTGAAGTGACTCTCCTGTCTCCATTGCCGGATCAGGAATATACCCCCAGGGACCTTGACGGAGACGGGCTCTATGAAGATCTTACCGGAAACGGGGAGTTCAGTTTCGTAGACATAGTGGCGTACTTCCACAATATGGACTGGATAGAGGAAAACATGCCGGTGGAGTACTTCGACTTCAACGGGAACGGAAGGATAGACTTTGATGATGTAGTGGATATGTTTGCAATGATATGA
- a CDS encoding ABC transporter ATP-binding protein encodes MNEVIKTDRLSKDFGDLHAVNSISLCVGKGEIYGFLGLSGAGKTTTIRMLLGMIKPTSGAAYLNGKLVNAGETELWKNVGYLVELPYSYPDLTVKEKLEIIRRLRGIDDTNAISAVMGKLQLNKYADRKAGKLSQGNRQRLGIAKALIHSPEILILDEPSNGLDPAGIVEIRELLLDLALNKGVTVFISSHILSEVSKIASRIGIIHEGVLIQEINADRLEQLRLKKLVVNTVDNEKAKTILFAGGYDAVLSPDRNLIITDERVIGQPEKIAEILVYSGCPPVLLMVEEEDLESYFLRSIREKVSVK; translated from the coding sequence ATGAATGAGGTAATTAAAACAGATAGATTATCAAAGGATTTTGGCGATTTACACGCTGTAAATTCTATTTCTCTGTGTGTGGGAAAAGGCGAAATATACGGTTTCCTCGGTTTGAGCGGGGCTGGGAAAACAACGACGATCCGCATGCTGCTCGGGATGATAAAGCCCACATCAGGAGCAGCCTACCTGAACGGCAAACTGGTAAATGCAGGGGAAACTGAATTATGGAAAAATGTCGGGTATTTAGTCGAATTGCCTTACTCCTATCCTGATCTGACTGTAAAGGAAAAACTTGAGATTATCCGCAGGTTAAGAGGCATAGATGATACGAATGCCATAAGTGCGGTAATGGGAAAATTGCAGTTGAATAAATACGCGGACAGAAAGGCTGGAAAACTCTCCCAGGGAAACAGGCAGAGGTTAGGGATTGCTAAAGCACTGATTCACAGCCCTGAGATTCTAATTCTTGACGAGCCTTCAAACGGCCTGGACCCGGCTGGTATTGTGGAAATAAGAGAATTACTCCTTGACCTTGCTTTAAATAAAGGAGTCACGGTTTTTATTTCCAGCCATATTTTAAGCGAAGTTTCAAAGATAGCGTCAAGAATAGGAATAATTCACGAAGGCGTGCTTATACAGGAAATTAATGCAGACAGACTGGAACAGTTGCGATTAAAAAAGCTTGTCGTTAATACCGTAGATAATGAAAAAGCAAAAACAATACTTTTCGCCGGAGGTTATGACGCTGTTTTATCCCCGGATAGAAATCTGATTATAACGGATGAAAGGGTCATAGGTCAGCCTGAAAAAATAGCGGAAATTCTCGTCTACTCGGGATGTCCGCCCGTGTTATTAATGGTCGAAGAAGAAGACCTTGAATCATATTTCCTGAGGAGTATACGAGAGAAAGTGAGCGTAAAATGA
- a CDS encoding CobW family GTP-binding protein, which translates to MKCMIIGGFLGSGKTTTIRKLVEYLGAQGQRTAIIVNEIGEVGIDGETISGEGVETREITSGCICCTLRISMEYTLRNLMASYHPDTIIVEPTGIAFPRQIKSNIESMGLPEISFTPIVNLVDPSSLSPNVEDLQNFVRNQKEDAEILGINKVDLIGQEKLLETCLLLRKLNPRARIVHFSARQGGEGLDKFFRLAGVSSQDKTACEMRNSVKAKNSIEARNSVEMSGVSAYSTEFEITSQEISLETAVSVSGQILDSIRKRVTQLNPEFTGHIKLSFAHKENFVKGSVTSAHEKPEIEILKKEKNSRSRLKIISAVASVPREELIRTVDTTASGKLEDRQLSYIKAEKSNHGYSQTPISSLKQENF; encoded by the coding sequence ATGAAATGCATGATAATCGGAGGCTTCCTCGGGAGTGGAAAAACGACAACAATAAGAAAACTTGTCGAGTACCTTGGAGCCCAGGGGCAGCGAACGGCAATCATCGTCAATGAAATAGGGGAAGTAGGGATCGATGGGGAAACTATCTCAGGAGAGGGGGTAGAAACCAGAGAAATTACAAGCGGGTGCATTTGCTGTACTCTCAGGATCAGTATGGAATATACCCTGAGGAACCTTATGGCTTCCTATCATCCGGATACTATTATAGTAGAGCCCACGGGGATAGCCTTCCCAAGACAGATAAAAAGCAATATCGAAAGCATGGGTCTTCCGGAGATTAGTTTTACTCCGATCGTAAATCTTGTAGACCCCTCCAGCCTGAGCCCGAACGTAGAAGACCTGCAGAATTTTGTTCGAAATCAGAAAGAGGATGCCGAGATCCTGGGCATAAACAAAGTAGACCTCATAGGGCAGGAAAAACTTCTGGAGACCTGTCTGCTTCTTCGCAAATTGAACCCGAGAGCAAGGATCGTTCATTTCTCAGCCAGGCAGGGAGGAGAAGGTCTGGACAAATTTTTCAGGCTGGCCGGGGTAAGCAGCCAGGATAAAACTGCCTGTGAAATGAGAAATTCAGTAAAAGCAAAAAACTCAATTGAAGCAAGAAACTCCGTTGAAATGTCCGGGGTTTCGGCTTACTCAACCGAGTTTGAGATTACTTCGCAGGAAATATCTCTTGAAACGGCAGTCTCTGTTTCGGGGCAGATCCTGGACAGCATAAGAAAGAGAGTAACACAGCTTAACCCCGAATTCACAGGGCATATCAAACTTTCCTTTGCACACAAAGAGAATTTTGTAAAAGGTAGTGTGACTTCAGCACATGAAAAACCCGAAATTGAAATCCTCAAAAAAGAAAAGAATTCCCGCTCAAGGCTGAAGATAATCTCTGCGGTGGCATCCGTGCCCAGAGAAGAACTTATCAGAACTGTGGACACAACGGCAAGTGGGAAACTGGAAGACAGGCAGCTTTCATATATAAAGGCGGAAAAAAGCAATCACGGCTACAGCCAGACTCCGATTAGCTCCCTTAAACAGGAGAACTTCTGA